Sequence from the Phragmites australis chromosome 11, lpPhrAust1.1, whole genome shotgun sequence genome:
TAACGTATTGAGTAAAGCTTATTGTTTTCGGGCATGTCATCTGTCAAAATAATATTAAGGTACTGTTTCCGGTGAAGGGCACTGAGTTGTCATCGAGCCACACTCACATAGCACGCTGGTGGGACCTATATATATCGATTTCTTATTATTAGGTTGATCTATCATTACATTAGACCAAGGACTGGGGTGAGCTGTGAGTACGATTTGATTGGGGTTAGAAATTGACAGTGGGTATTAATTGGATGATTAAATGGCCATCTTAGTGGGCGAATAGATTAGTTGAATATGCATGACATCCGAGGTGGATGTGGAGTCAAGCTTTTGCTAATGTGTTGTTACATTGGGTTCCCTTCTCCCCATCCTACTGATTGAGCcagtgtttttgtttttgtaccCTTAATCTATATTTTGATATTCACGTCCTTATATATGTATCTTTAGTTGATTACCAATCAGTATGCTTAATTAAGGAGACATGTTCCATCCTTCGAGAAACGAGTCATGATCGCTACAagtataacaaaaataatatgtGTATTAGCCGTGCAATTGCGTGGGTAACGGACTTGctagatttatttttttaatagtggGATCTATTTCTACAATATTCTTTTGGATTAGGTAAAGTGAGGCCGCTCTGTATGTACCCACTTCGTGTATACTCGTGTGAGCACTCAGGCTCGAACACGAGATGACTCAAGCGCTCGCGCCGTGTGAACACCATCCTTACCAACCAGGCTACATCCTGATGCTAGATTTATATTGCTTCGTTGTGATTTCTTTGTGAATGACCTCGCGACAACAGAGATCTCCTTTGTGTAGAAATTGGCCAGGATTTCTGGTTTGCATTGACGAAGGAGATGTGCATGTGAACAATTGTAAACTCAAAACGAATGGATTAGAGGGTTAGGCCATGCGCAACGCTATGAGTTGGCAGGGCGCTTATCGTCAATTACGTGTTTGGTTTGCACGGCGGAGAGCTTGTCACGGGGAGCGTGAGCGCTTGCGGGCAGCATCGCTGCTCGAGCAAGCTCTCGACATTTCGAGTGTCCATGTGGAGTTGGGCGCTACTGTCCAGTAGAAAAAATTTGCCGGAGCACATGGTGTGCATTGTGGGAACGGGTGCTTAATAAACGGGCGCTTGTTTCGTTAAACTATCTAAGCATATGTAATGTTAATTTAAACTAATTATAGGCTTGTGGTCAAGTTCATATATACACCAAGTCAAAAAGATCAACAGGTGGTCCAGGGGGGGCAGCATTTCAATaggaatctctctctctctctctctctctctctctctctctctctctctctctctctctctctctctctctcttccagaCGTCCATATAAAACACCACCACTCTGCTCTTCAGTTCAAAGGCTCCTAGACTACACACATCTCACTCGTAGATAGTGTGCATcgacctctcctctctcccgcCACATTTCACCGTACAAGTTTGTACGTGCGCACCTACAAGCTCGCGCCAACCTCACTCCACACCATGGTGGTGCCTTCGACGACGCCGGTGCGCCAAGAGACGGCGGCTCTGTCGACACCGGCCCACGGCGGAGCCGGCGGCATACCAACGGTGGACATGTCCGCGCCGGACGGCCGCGCCGCGCTGTCGCGGCAGGTGGCGCGGGCTTGCGCGGAGCAGGGCTTCTTCCGGGCGGTTAACCATTGCGTGCTGCCGGGTCCCGCCGCGCGGCTGGACGCCGCCACCGCGGCCTTCTTCGCGCTGGCGCCGCACGACAAGCAGCGCGCCGGCCCGCCGAGCCCGCTCGGCTACGGCTGCCGCAGCATCGGCTTCAACGGCGACGCCGGCGAGCTCGAGTACCTGCTCCTCCACGCCAACCCCGCCGCCGTGGCGCACAGGGCCAGGTCCATCGACACCATTGACCCCTCGCGCTTCAGGTATACAATACCTACGTGCTCACATACGTAGactatgcatgcatatatacgtGGCAGACATTTTGTTACCGATATTAATGTTATCTAAGGTTTTAACTTTTTAATGAATAAACATGCTTGTGAACTACTCCCTCTATTCAAGAATGTAAGTGTATTTTGTTTAAAAGCAGACATCAAAGGTAAATTTAACCgttaatttttcttataatatGTTGTCAATTACTATTaaatcaatatcatattaaaaatattttgaaatacaaatctattaaAACAAAGTTTGTACActaaacatacatataatttaactaattattgatcaaattttataaagtttgacttatttaaaataaaataagtcTTACATTCTCGAACGGGAAGTAGTAATTGCTAATGAATGTGAAGCCACTTGTGTGTTGATTGTACGTACTGTCCTTCATTTTGACATCCATGCTAGAGTTGAACCCTTTTTAACTATTGATCCCATTTGACAAAGCTCTAGCACGAATTTCAAGGTCGAGGACCTAACATCGGTTATTGTTTATGGTACCTGGAGTGTCATTCTCCTCTGCACTGTGATACCGTGGGACAATAATATGCAAGCAAAGCTATATATATAGCTGCGCTCCTTGACTATCTGACTATGCTGATGATGGTGTGATGTGGTTTGTATATCATAGTCCTATATCTGTTTTAATGTCTCACTTGATGCTAGCTAGCTTCCAGCTGAGTACGTATAGTGTGGTCAGTTGTAAAATAAAAGGTCTATTTTGGTTAGGTTTTCCTATATGTTTTGTTCCTAGAGGTGGTGCAAGCATCTGATATTTATCTTTGTTGAATATTATAGTTAAGGGGAGGCAtgatgtgtgcatgcatgcatatatagtaTGGGTTTGGGTTGAACAAGGAGCTTAATTTCTGCTCTATAAAATATCAACTGTTACTTTGTGTTTACAAGTCAAAGAGAACTTGGGCTGTCATGCATGCACTCCTCTTCCAACTGGGCATGCTTTGCCTATCTCTAGTTTGGCTTGACCTTCTTGCCATTTTCTGATGTACTACATGCCAACATAGATTCTTTCAAATGTGAAATGTTGCGTGTAGTGTGTAGGTGTTCCTTAGtatatatgtgtttgtgtgtaTACTATCCTACAGCTTAAGCCCAAGTGTTAGTTTTCTTACAAAGCATCCATCGATCATTggtaatatatacaaattttttCCACGGTAAATGGTAAAGAGAACAATAGTTCTGCGGCAATGTGTGGACTGTTCAAGAAAGAAAAGTATTTCATTCAAGACACTATTACGCGTGATTCTGTAATTGCACTGATTTATAGTTACACGATTTTATCTATGTTAGCGTTTAGAGGATATTCCTTTTTAGTTTATGGTAATATCCAATGTTGTCATTTTCAGAAAGGCCCCATCATTAAATCGCGCAAATGAATGACTACATAGTTTTCAAAACAATAAGTATCGCAATAATGGTGTAATTGATGTCGTGATAGGCAGGGCAATGTATGTTAGTTCCAACAATTTAAGAGCATACTTACATAGCTAGTTTCTAAAGCAAAAGAAAATCACACAACTGATGGGACATAACAAACTTGTCAGCTCCACAGAATGGGCTTAAATGATTTTCTGATGAAAGTTAGGTATAATTGTCTTACAAAAGAACATTCGAAAATGAACCAACACATTATTACAATTGATTGTTTTCATTTAGCGCTGAAAAAAACGGTTATTTTCCTTGTGAAAGTGATGAAAGGTATAAAGGCGTAACAATTGACTGAACACAACTGATCAGATATCTAACTATTTTTGTGcgtgcagagagagagagagagagagagagagagagagagagagtaaccACTCACTGCACAGGCCAGGCAGTGGCCGAATTTATCAGAGTTAGTTGAGAGCAAATAAGATGAAAGGGACAAGAAAACCTTCTCTTCTAAGGTAGTTAGAAGACCCCTCTCAGTGTCAGGTCCCTCTCCAACAAACTATGTGTATTTGCATGCCAATCAGTCTCACATATATGCAGTGATCTTCAATTAATTGCAAGACCCAACCACCAACTGATGCAGTTAGCAACAGATTGAGTACTTGAAGCATCCATAGCTACTAGATAGCTCTAACAGCATAATGAGTAAACTACCTTGATGTGTCATATAGAAATGATGTGTTTAGTAGGCAATAGGATATGCGTCATATATAATTTTGAAATGCATTCTATTTGTTCTCTATCAAACTATACATTAATCATTAATATATTGTCAATGTTCTAACATTTATAATAGCTTAAAGGCACAGCAGTTGAGAAACATACAATTGTAAAATGCTAATGCATTGATGCCATGAGAATTAAGTACCTCAGATAATGTAAGAATGATGCAAGGCTAAAATAGAAATGACCTCACAATCTTTGCAGTAACCATTTTGCCATAAAAAATGAAAGGCAAGAAGCTGCAAAGAAGAATAACCCTCTTTTTGTCATGGAACAAAGGTAGTAGTAAGTTGACCCATAGTGAAGTACAAAAGCCTGGTACGAATAAAAATGATCCCCAGGCCCCCCCTTAAAGAGCACAGCATATCCATGCTATCCATACAAAGCCAAGCAAAGGAAAGGAGGCACACATGCAAAGGACCTCTTTATGGTAAGATGAATGAAATGACCCAGGGGTGTGTAGTGGCAGAGCAGTGATGTATCATCCAAGCACTGATGGGTCTTTCCATCGAGCAGTGACAAAAAAGCATGTCCAATCCTGTCAAAAACCCATTTGCCCATTGGACAAATTGGTCACCCTGGTTGCATGATGCACGGCTGATTCATCAGAGCTATCCATGCATCACAAGAAACGAATATAGCATGTGCATGGATGCTGGTTCTGCACAGCCCAGATGCCTACATAGCATCTGTTCATCAGCTTTTCTTATGCAGGCAGGCAGAGGCTGCAGCTTTTGAGTTGCTGCATCTTCAGACATCAATCAGTCAAAATCTTCCCATCTTTCTCCagtcttctttttccttgtcaTGGCAACATCCAATTGATCTTGTGATAGCTGCATTCTTTTGATTGAAAAATTAATCTTGTGTTGATTTTAACTCAAATGTTGATATTTTTCTTCACTATTGTCGCAGTACTGTGGTGAACGAGTATGTGGAAGCAGTGAAGCAGCTTGCATGTGAGATCCTGGACCTGTTAGGAGAGGGGCTAGGGCTCAAGGACCCCGGATCCttcagcaacctcatcacagaCACCGACAGCGACTCCCTCCTGAGGATCAACCACTACCCTCCAGCATGCACCATTCACAAGCTTGACCATGACGACCAATGCAAGATGAAGAGCAATGTCAGAACCAAGACTGGCAATGGCGCGAACCCAGGTGCACAGATCGGGTTCGGTGAGCACTCTGACCCGCAGATCCTTAGCTTGCTCCGAGCAAACGACGTCAATGGGCTGCAGGTGCTTCTGCCGAAGGGCGACGGCAAGGAGGTGTGGGTTCAGGTGAGGGCTGACCCATCAGCTTTCTTCGTCAATGTTGGTGATCTCCTCCAGGTAATTACACCAATTTACCTAAAAACAAACAGAACAAGATAGCTTAGCTTAAAGAAAATTGATTTTATGAACTACTTAGAAAATTAATTTAGCAGACTTTAAAGCAAGCAAAGAGATAAGGCACTACTCAGCAGCACCCAACCATTAATAAATCACATATGAAAATGAATTATGCAACTTTCGTTTTACTGCTTCATAATAATGGATCTTTACTTGCTGAAAACATGAAAAAGAAATGAGCAGTATTTGATTCAGATTCCGATCGGACACCATGTTAGCTATTTCCCCTTTTGTCAAAAGATGTGCCTACACAGATATTTCTGGACCCGTTTTTTGGACTGCATCAAGTACATCTTACCGGCTGACAAAAGTTTGTGTTTTCGTCTTGTAACTAGATCTGAATCTAGTTGCAACTATTCATTATGTTGCAATACAATATCTTGTCCCTGAAACTTGCTTTGAATTCACCTTTCCTTTGCCTTTCTTGTTCCCAGGCTCTGACAAATGGGAGGTTGGTAAGCGTCCGGCACAGGGTAATTGCAAGTGCCTGCAGGCCAAGGCTGTCCACAATCTACTTTGCAGCTCCTCCACTGCACGCTCGAATTTCGCCGCTCCAAGAGacaatcactgctggttcaccACGCCAGTACCGACCCTTCACCTGGGCCGAGTACAAGAAAACAATGTACTCGCTCCGCCTCAGCCACAGCCGCCTCGACCTCTTccatgttgatgatgatgagaaCAGCAATGTCAACAAAGGAGAACAAGAATAAGGAGCACTTGTTGAACTGCAGGCAGTGTGTATGGTGGGGACTAGGTATGTAGAATTGTCCCCAAAATTTTGGCTCTCTGGCTTCCATTGTCAGATATCTCAGTATTATGATGTAGTGTGCGAGTCTGCGAATGTGTAATGGTAGTTAGCATTGTACAGAAGTCATGGTCGTATTGTACTGATGTACTATTGCCTTTTCAGCAGTTTGttgactcccccccccccccccccaccccttcttttttctaGTGTTGCCTTTGCTTAAGAAAACCCTATCTTGCACAAAATGGGACCTAACTCAGACTCCAGTTAACAAATTTTGATACACACAGtatcctttttatttttctccctCTTAAAAGAAATCTAAAACTTACAGGCTGAGAATACTTTAAAAGTTCACACAAACTACAAGCAAAGTCAGTTTAAGGCAGAGCGCAAATGTTCCGGTAGATATTTTGTCTATAATTAATTCTGCAAAACCGTGATATCACAAACTAGTCCCAATCTTTAGTATCTTCATAATGCAAATATTAACTCAAACTTAAATCTATTATTTTCTATGAATAATTAGTATGTCACTAAGCATAATGGACAGAATTACAAAATATTTGTTCACTATTGAAACGAACATGATATTACAACTCAGTTGCAAATGATAGACAATcgatagaaaaataaaattttagataACATGGGCCACCTGTACCATTCTATTTCTATTGCGATATAAAAATCTAAACAAATTATGAAATGTAGCTTCAACAGAAGAATAAGCCAGTGTTAGAGGCTAATGGTGAAGGGGACAGTAGGGCATATATCACGGCACATCCTGAAATGGGACTTGTGGTGGTCAATTTACACATGCAGTGTTCTGTCTTAATGATATTTCAATCTAAACTGGTTTCGTTGTCCTCGACTTCACGTATTACAAGATGGAAGCACATGAGAATGATTTGAGTAATGCATTGTGTCGGCCCCTCATATGTAGTTGCACACCTACAATTCTTTACACTGCTATACAGGACATCAGAGGCACTCTCTCAGTGGGCGCATTGGAGGAATGCCTTCAGCTCTAGGATTTTCTGGAAGATATCAATTTACAGCAAAGTGCGAGTGATCAACATCTTTGGAAGCTTTCAAGGTCGGGTATGTATTCAAGTAAATCGGCATACAACACTTTCTTCATTGGTTCCACTAGTTTCGCACCTTGGAAACTCATCTGTAAGTTCTGGGCTCCTCTTCGGTGCAAGTTCTTTCTTTGGCTTGCTATGCTCAACAGATGTTGGACAACAAATTGGTTGGCTAGACGGGGGCTACCTCATCCAGCTTCCTGTCCTCTTTGTGATCAAGATGTTGAAACCATCCATCACATCTTGATCACCTGTGTGTTTGCTAGATAGGTGTGGTTCGGTCTGCAGGCTGTGGTGCCCCAGCCAAATATGGTTGTGTTCTCGGATTGGTGATATGGCGCAAACAAGAAGGTCGACAAGCAGCAGAGAAAAGGATTTAATTCCCTTGTAACTCTTGTGGCTTGGGAATTATGGAAACACCGTAATGACTGTGTATTCAACAATGCAACTCCAAGTGTCAATACGGTGGTGAGAACTGTGGCAAACGAGGGAGCTATCTGGTGTGCTGCTGGAGCTAAAGGCCTCCAAAGTTTGTTAGCTGGATAGTTTGTGCCTTGTACTTGTGGTTTTGTTGGtcattttttgttcttttgtttgtgGCGTGTTGTTTTTCTTAAGAGTGGATGGTGTGTTGTTGTTACTTCTCTCTTTAATGAAATAACtcgcagctctcctgcgtgtttgagaaaaaaatctctAATTGAGAAATCAACAGCGTACATTGTATGTGATGGTAAGAAAAGGAGATTCGATAATTTTACCCAAGGATGTGAAATTTAGCTACACGTCATGTGTAACGCCCCGCCTTCAAAATTCACTTACAACTCAGCCCACCTGTTGGGCGGGTTCGCATATGCATAACACCTCTCTTACACTTTCGTTTTTGCTTCGTATAAAAGGGTTAACCCATAGGTGCTATGTTTAGGGCGCGAAGGCTTATAAGCTAACCCCAACCTATCTAAACTACCAAGGTAGTGCTTAACCAACCACACCGGAACACTATGGCCACATGAGTCGAAACCAGAAACATTAATGGATcgggtattacattctcccccccccccccttcaagGCTGACGCCCTCGGCAGCTTATCGCATACACGACAGACAAATACAAGATCTACTCTCGGTGCCACGATTGTGCCATGTCCCCTCCACGGGCTGACACATATGCACTCGCATGCGAGAGTTGCTCTAATACCATATGTAACACCCCGCTTTCAAAATTCACTTACAACTCAGCCCACCTATGGAGCAGGCTCGCATACTCATAGCATATCTCTTACACTCGTCGTCGCTTCGTATAAAAAGGTTAACTCATACGTGCTATGTTTAGAACACGATGACTTATAAACTGGCCCCAAGCTATCTAAATTACCAAAGTGGTACTAAACCCACCACACCGGAACAATTATGCTACACGGGTCGAAATTAGAAACACTAATGGGCCGGGGTATATGCTTTGACTATTCTTTTAAGAGAGGTAGTGAGAAGTCTCCAAGTAGCTCAAGGTCCTACATGCAAGCTAGAATGCAAGCAGCCCTGTGTTTTCTTACAGCGTCTTTGTCTCTACAGGTCAAAAAGAAAGTAAGAGCCATGCCTGGTACATCCACGATAGCTTCATGTTCGATTCTCCAGGTAGGTTGCCATAGTCGTGAACTCATAAGTCATGATTACAGTTGATCAGTGTATTAAATTATTAATGACCCTTCGAGTCAGCTCTAATTGCCGCGTATTCATGCAGGGATAGAAAAAATGATAAACTATTTAAACAAAATAAGGTATAGTGAttagtaataaaaaaaaaaggaaagctaTTTTTGATATTTGCATGTACCTGTCACAATGAGGTAGACTGAGATCCGCCATTATGATACAGCATTGAACTaccttaaaaaataatattgttagaAAATGTTATATATAGTCCTTTGTGTAATATCCCCATCATATAAGGGTTTTTTGCATATTAACACATGTACATATTAACCCAAGGCCTCCAGAAAATCTAAAGAAAATATAAGTTGAtattcctaacatggtattagagcttaggttttttttttttttgacgccGCAACTCGTCCGAACTAATCAACCCACCTTCTCTCTCCGTCGGTCATCTCCTTGCTCCTCGGTTGGCTCGGCTTCCGCCCATCCCATCAGTCTCTGCACCGCCTCCCTCTCTTAGGTCGTGCTCACGTTGTTTTTGTCACTGATACGACTCGTCACCTGCCGGTCCAATTCGGCTGCGCTAGGTCGATCTGCCCGCCTCGGGTTGACTCGCCCGCCACTGGCCCGATCCGCACGTCCGTTGGTCTTCCCGTCGCTAGGTAGATTCGGCCACCCCGCCTGTCCGCCAGTCTTCCTGCCACCAGGAAGATTTGCCCATCCAACGTTCTTCATGTCGCTGGACAGATCCGCCAGTCTGCAGGTCTTCCCGCCGCCGGGCAGATCCAACTGCTCCGACTGGTGGCTAGTCTTCCCACCGGCGAGCCCATTCGGCTGCTCCGCCCGGCAGCCGGGTCCTCCTGTTCCGCTTGCTGCTTCCCAACTGCCTCATGTGTCGCGCCAGTCTGATCCTGAGCCGATCTGATCTATTTGGTCGATTGCTCTGTTCTCATTCTCGCATCcaactaaaaaaaaagaaagaaaaagaaaaatgagaaaaagaattgcatcaaCTGCCGCTTTCTTTGCGCTCTTGCCGTCTCTTGCCGTCGACCACCACTTCTCCTTTGCGCTTTTGCTACCTCACCATTATCTTTGTGTTCTTGCCGTCGACCGCCGCTTCTCCTTTGCGCTCTTGCCGTCGTTCATTATTTCTTCAGGATGTCGTCAAGCACCATTTCAGTTCCTCGATGCTCGGTGATCTTTGATGGCTAGGACTTCGTGCAGCATATCCGCATTCACATGCGCGAG
This genomic interval carries:
- the LOC133884296 gene encoding gibberellin 2-beta-dioxygenase 1-like, with the translated sequence MVVPSTTPVRQETAALSTPAHGGAGGIPTVDMSAPDGRAALSRQVARACAEQGFFRAVNHCVLPGPAARLDAATAAFFALAPHDKQRAGPPSPLGYGCRSIGFNGDAGELEYLLLHANPAAVAHRARSIDTIDPSRFSTVVNEYVEAVKQLACEILDLLGEGLGLKDPGSFSNLITDTDSDSLLRINHYPPACTIHKLDHDDQCKMKSNVRTKTGNGANPGAQIGFGEHSDPQILSLLRANDVNGLQVLLPKGDGKEVWVQVRADPSAFFVNVGDLLQALTNGRLVSVRHRVIASACRPRLSTIYFAAPPLHARISPLQETITAGSPRQYRPFTWAEYKKTMYSLRLSHSRLDLFHVDDDENSNVNKGEQE